A single region of the Melioribacteraceae bacterium 4301-Me genome encodes:
- a CDS encoding NAD(P)-dependent oxidoreductase, with translation MKKIKIAFFSIPSKEKSYLNKKFDKKKFDLYFFKEELYESTTSWKEKLSILNEIDVLSVFIYDKVDKKIIDKAKNLKLIATRSTGFNHIDVEYAKKKKISVANVPFYGENTVAEHTFALILALSRNLHKAYIRSQQSNFSLDGLRGFDLRGKVIGVIGAGSIGVHVMKIAKGFGMKVLAYDIKQNHILEELLDFKYVGLDELLSSSDIITLHCPYNEQTHHLLNMNNIKKVKRGALFINTARSGIIEPSALYHAIDSGIFSGAGLDVFEGEELLKEENQMLTKNVPLKNVEALLKRNLLLRRENVIITPHMAFDSHEAIERILDTTVENIIAFFENKNYYKVN, from the coding sequence ATGAAAAAAATTAAAATTGCTTTTTTCTCAATACCTTCGAAAGAAAAGTCTTATTTGAATAAAAAATTCGATAAGAAAAAATTTGATTTGTATTTCTTCAAAGAAGAATTATATGAATCCACCACTTCTTGGAAAGAAAAATTATCTATCTTAAATGAAATTGACGTACTTTCTGTTTTTATATACGATAAAGTAGATAAGAAAATTATTGACAAGGCAAAAAACTTAAAGCTTATTGCCACACGCAGTACTGGTTTTAATCATATCGATGTTGAATATGCTAAAAAGAAAAAAATTTCTGTTGCTAATGTACCTTTCTATGGTGAAAATACAGTTGCTGAACATACCTTTGCTTTAATACTGGCACTTTCCAGAAATTTGCATAAAGCATATATAAGATCACAACAAAGCAATTTTTCACTTGATGGTTTACGTGGATTTGACCTTCGCGGTAAAGTAATTGGAGTAATAGGGGCTGGAAGCATTGGCGTTCATGTAATGAAAATTGCAAAAGGATTTGGAATGAAGGTATTAGCTTATGATATTAAGCAAAACCATATTTTAGAAGAATTATTGGATTTTAAGTATGTGGGTTTAGATGAGCTGTTGAGCTCGTCGGACATAATAACTTTACATTGCCCTTACAACGAACAAACACATCATTTATTGAATATGAATAATATCAAAAAGGTAAAACGTGGGGCGTTATTTATAAATACTGCTAGAAGTGGAATCATTGAACCATCCGCACTTTACCATGCAATTGATAGCGGCATCTTTAGCGGCGCAGGTTTAGATGTGTTTGAAGGAGAAGAATTGCTCAAAGAGGAAAATCAAATGCTTACTAAAAATGTACCTTTGAAAAATGTAGAAGCATTGCTTAAAAGAAATTTGCTATTAAGAAGAGAAAATGTAATTATCACACCTCACATGGCTTTCGATTCACATGAAGCAATTGAAAGAATTCTCGATACAACTGTAGAAAACATAATTGCTTTTTTTGAAAATAAAAACTATTACAAAGTTAATTAA
- a CDS encoding ABC transporter ATP-binding protein, producing MAEEFREDEILGKAYDAKLMRRLLKYVKPYRKYVVIAIFLNIFVAALPTIRPYLIKVGIDNYIVNKDYHGLLIISLLLLTALILQSIVQYFLTYYTELMGQKIIFDIRVQLFTHVQKLALKYFDKTPIGRTVTRVTNDVETLNEMFSSGIVSVFSDVFVIIWIFVFMFSMSWDLSLVTLSVVPILFYATFLFRKKVRESYRDVRKHLARLNSYMQEHVTGMNVVQIFAKQKQELKKFSGINKDYKNANIKSILYYAVFFPFVEFLSALSVAMIIWYGGGEVIQSKLTIGVLFAFLQYTEMFWRPVRDLSDKYNILQSAMASSERIFKLLDDNTFINDPVKPKKLESVKGQIEFKNVWFAYNPGEYVLKNVSFKINPGETFAIVGATGAGKTSIINILSRFYDIEKGSILIDGIDIRDIDKKELRKHIATVLQDVYLFSGTIKSNINLGNEEITDEQVIEAAKIVGAHKFISKLPNGYNEEVKEKGATLSVGQKQLISFARALAFNPKILILDEATSSVDTETEILIQQAIEKLLVGRTSIVIAHRLSTIQNADKIIVVHKGEVRETGTHQELLAQKGIYYKLYQLQYKDQEIVKIA from the coding sequence ATGGCAGAAGAATTTAGGGAAGATGAAATATTAGGCAAAGCTTACGACGCTAAACTTATGCGTCGATTACTTAAGTATGTTAAACCTTACAGAAAATACGTTGTAATAGCTATTTTCTTAAATATATTTGTCGCAGCTCTGCCTACAATAAGGCCTTACTTAATTAAGGTTGGTATCGATAATTACATTGTTAACAAAGATTACCATGGCCTGCTGATTATTTCATTACTATTGCTTACCGCGCTAATACTTCAATCTATAGTTCAGTACTTTTTGACTTACTATACTGAGCTGATGGGCCAAAAAATTATTTTTGACATTCGTGTGCAGCTTTTTACTCATGTTCAAAAGCTTGCATTGAAATATTTTGATAAAACACCAATAGGTAGAACTGTTACACGCGTAACTAACGATGTAGAAACATTAAATGAAATGTTCTCATCCGGCATTGTTAGTGTTTTTAGTGATGTCTTTGTAATAATTTGGATTTTTGTGTTCATGTTTTCTATGTCGTGGGATTTGTCCTTAGTAACTTTGTCTGTGGTACCCATTTTATTTTACGCTACTTTTTTGTTTAGGAAAAAAGTTAGAGAATCTTACCGCGATGTTAGAAAACATCTTGCAAGGTTAAACTCTTACATGCAGGAACATGTAACAGGAATGAACGTGGTTCAAATTTTTGCTAAACAAAAACAAGAATTAAAAAAGTTCTCAGGCATAAATAAAGATTATAAAAATGCAAACATAAAGTCGATACTGTACTATGCTGTTTTTTTCCCGTTTGTAGAATTTTTAAGTGCTTTGAGCGTAGCCATGATTATTTGGTATGGCGGCGGTGAAGTTATTCAATCAAAATTAACTATTGGAGTTTTGTTCGCATTTTTGCAGTATACCGAAATGTTTTGGAGACCAGTACGGGATCTTTCTGATAAATATAATATACTTCAATCTGCAATGGCATCTTCGGAGCGAATTTTTAAGTTATTAGACGATAATACCTTTATAAATGACCCCGTAAAGCCTAAGAAATTAGAAAGCGTTAAGGGTCAAATTGAATTTAAGAATGTTTGGTTTGCTTATAACCCGGGTGAGTATGTTTTGAAAAACGTTTCTTTTAAAATAAATCCAGGCGAGACCTTTGCAATAGTTGGAGCTACTGGCGCAGGAAAAACTAGCATTATTAATATACTTTCAAGATTTTATGATATAGAAAAAGGCAGCATATTAATTGATGGAATTGATATTAGGGATATTGACAAAAAAGAATTGAGAAAACATATTGCAACTGTTCTGCAGGATGTTTATCTGTTTTCTGGAACTATTAAATCGAATATTAACTTAGGTAACGAAGAAATAACTGATGAACAAGTAATTGAAGCTGCTAAGATCGTTGGTGCACATAAATTTATTTCAAAACTGCCTAATGGTTATAACGAAGAAGTAAAAGAAAAAGGGGCAACTTTAAGTGTTGGTCAAAAACAATTAATTTCGTTTGCACGTGCTCTTGCTTTTAATCCCAAAATACTTATTCTTGACGAAGCTACTTCAAGCGTTGATACTGAAACTGAAATTCTAATTCAACAAGCTATCGAGAAATTGTTAGTTGGAAGAACTTCAATTGTAATTGCTCATAGACTTTCAACAATCCAAAACGCTGATAAAATAATAGTTGTTCATAAAGGTGAAGTTAGAGAAACAGGTACACATCAAGAATTGCTTGCACAAAAAGGTATTTATTATAAGTTGTATCAGTTGCAGTATAAAGACCAAGAAATTGTAAAAATTGCATAA
- the fbp gene encoding class 1 fructose-bisphosphatase, with product MATKRFMTLPRHILEGEKLHPGATGELSAILNQLGLAAKVISLEVNKAGLVDILGFTGETNYSGDQVKKLDIFAHEMLVKAMDHGGHFCVMASEEEEDIIHLPPHHKIGKYVLLFDPLDGSSNIDANVSIGTIFSIYRRVSEGNGPGTLEDCLQPGYKQVAAGYVVYGSSTVLVYTAGHGVFGFTLDPSFGEFLLSHDNIKIPKRGRIYSINEGNYNSWDRGLKNYIKYLQANKFEGKPYQARYIGSMVADIHRTLLYGGIFMYPGDARNPKGKLRLMYECNPMAFIVESAGGRATDGKKRILEIQPTALHQRTPIFIGSEEDVLLVEKFMREAELSNIEK from the coding sequence ATGGCAACCAAAAGATTTATGACTTTGCCTCGACATATTCTTGAAGGAGAGAAACTTCACCCTGGAGCAACAGGTGAGCTTTCTGCTATTTTAAATCAACTTGGTCTTGCTGCAAAGGTAATTTCACTTGAAGTCAATAAAGCTGGGTTAGTCGATATTCTGGGATTTACAGGTGAGACAAATTACAGTGGAGACCAAGTAAAAAAATTAGATATTTTTGCTCACGAAATGCTTGTAAAAGCAATGGATCATGGTGGACATTTTTGTGTAATGGCATCCGAAGAAGAGGAAGATATAATTCACTTACCACCACATCATAAAATTGGTAAATATGTTTTACTATTTGACCCGCTTGACGGTTCATCGAATATTGATGCTAATGTAAGTATTGGGACAATTTTTTCAATTTATAGGAGAGTTAGCGAAGGAAACGGTCCAGGTACCTTAGAAGATTGCCTACAACCTGGTTACAAACAGGTTGCTGCAGGTTATGTTGTTTATGGTTCTAGCACTGTTTTAGTTTATACTGCTGGACATGGCGTTTTTGGATTTACATTAGATCCTTCATTTGGAGAATTTCTCCTTTCACACGACAATATAAAAATTCCAAAGCGTGGTAGAATCTACAGTATAAACGAGGGCAATTACAATTCTTGGGACCGCGGACTAAAAAATTATATAAAATATCTCCAAGCAAATAAGTTTGAAGGCAAACCTTATCAAGCAAGATATATTGGTTCAATGGTTGCTGATATTCACAGAACTTTGTTATATGGTGGGATATTTATGTATCCCGGCGATGCACGTAATCCTAAAGGAAAATTACGATTGATGTACGAGTGTAACCCAATGGCTTTTATAGTTGAGTCTGCTGGCGGCAGAGCAACAGATGGTAAAAAAAGAATTCTGGAAATTCAACCTACAGCACTTCACCAGAGGACACCAATTTTTATTGGCAGTGAAGAAGATGTATTACTTGTAGAAAAATTTATGAGAGAAGCAGAGCTTTCTAATATTGAAAAATAG
- the msrA gene encoding peptide-methionine (S)-S-oxide reductase MsrA, with protein sequence MNKQRFISLSFMMFLLTIVSNKFLLANQICELSIKRGYKNNIMNNFIKSDTATFGAGCFWCTEAIFQRLKGVEKVISGYSGGHVANPTYEEVCTGSTGHAEVCQIIYNPDVISFEELLKVFWKTHDPTTLNRQGNDIGTQYRSVIFYHNQRQKELAEKYKRELDHSGAYERPIVTAIEPFKNFYKAEDYHQNYYNNNPDKPYCSFVIGPKLDKFEKAFRDILKDRNKKAAN encoded by the coding sequence ATGAATAAACAAAGATTTATCAGTTTATCATTCATGATGTTTTTGCTCACAATAGTAAGCAATAAATTCTTGCTCGCTAATCAAATATGTGAATTATCAATAAAAAGAGGTTACAAAAACAACATAATGAACAATTTCATTAAATCAGATACAGCAACATTTGGTGCTGGATGTTTTTGGTGCACTGAAGCAATTTTCCAAAGGCTTAAGGGTGTTGAGAAAGTAATTTCAGGATATTCTGGTGGACATGTGGCAAACCCGACTTATGAGGAAGTTTGCACAGGTTCTACTGGTCATGCTGAAGTTTGTCAAATTATATATAATCCCGATGTTATTTCTTTTGAAGAGCTGTTAAAGGTCTTCTGGAAAACTCACGACCCAACTACTCTTAATCGTCAAGGCAATGATATTGGCACACAATACAGGTCAGTTATTTTTTATCACAATCAAAGGCAAAAAGAATTGGCTGAAAAGTATAAAAGAGAATTAGACCATTCAGGTGCCTATGAACGACCTATCGTAACGGCAATTGAACCCTTTAAAAACTTTTATAAAGCAGAAGACTACCATCAGAATTATTACAACAACAATCCAGATAAACCATATTGTTCTTTTGTGATAGGTCCGAAATTAGACAAGTTTGAGAAAGCCTTTCGCGATATTTTGAAGGATAGAAATAAAAAGGCGGCTAATTAA
- a CDS encoding cold-shock protein, with amino-acid sequence MAERVKGTVKWFNNSKGYGFIQRTEGDDVFVHYQAIQGEGYRTLQEGQKVEFTIAQGQKGLQAQEVKVIN; translated from the coding sequence ATGGCAGAAAGAGTAAAAGGAACCGTAAAATGGTTCAACAATTCAAAAGGGTACGGATTCATTCAACGTACCGAAGGTGATGATGTATTTGTTCACTACCAAGCAATTCAAGGCGAAGGATACCGTACTTTGCAAGAAGGTCAAAAGGTAGAGTTCACAATTGCTCAAGGTCAAAAAGGTCTTCAAGCCCAAGAAGTAAAAGTGATTAACTAA
- a CDS encoding methylmalonyl-CoA mutase: MANLENSKDYLKENLNDWQENTYNIFTSNYPERQKEFTTQSFTPVKAVYSPLDIECEKYNEKVGYPGKYPFTRGIYPTMYRGRLWTMRQYAGFGTAKTSNERFRYLLSQGQTGLSVAFDLPTQIGYDSDHPMAFGEVGKVGVAIDTLADMEILFNQIPLDKVSTSMTINAPASILLAMYIAVAEKRGIPRNKISGTIQNDILKEYIARGTYIFPPKPSMRLVTDVFDFCSKEVPKWNAISISGYHIREAGSTAAQEVGFTLANAIEYVSSAIKAGLNVDDFASQLSFFFNAHNDLLEEVAKFRAARRLWSKIIKERFGAKEEKSMMLRFHAQTAGSALTAQQPDNNIVRVTIQALAAVLGGAQSLHTNSKDEALALPTEESAKIALRTQQIIAFESGVTNTIDPLAGSYYIEYLTDHIEKEAYDYINKIDSLGGVINAIESGYIQTEIQKSAYKFNRELESGERIVVGVNKFIEEQNHKENLLKIDEEQQKNQIKFLNTIRSQRNNDLVKEKLSQLKNAAEGDTNLIPFILEAVKVYSSVGEICDTLRAVFGEYKEKVII, from the coding sequence ATGGCAAATCTAGAAAATTCAAAAGATTATTTGAAGGAAAACTTAAACGATTGGCAGGAAAATACTTATAACATTTTTACCTCAAATTATCCTGAAAGACAAAAAGAATTTACAACCCAGTCTTTTACACCTGTTAAAGCTGTTTATTCGCCTTTAGATATTGAGTGTGAAAAATATAACGAAAAAGTTGGTTATCCTGGTAAATATCCTTTCACTCGTGGCATTTATCCTACAATGTACAGGGGCAGGTTATGGACTATGAGGCAGTATGCCGGATTTGGTACAGCAAAAACATCTAACGAAAGATTTAGATATTTATTATCGCAAGGACAAACCGGATTATCTGTTGCGTTTGATTTACCCACTCAAATTGGATATGATAGCGATCATCCAATGGCATTTGGTGAAGTAGGTAAAGTTGGTGTTGCAATCGATACACTTGCAGATATGGAAATTTTATTTAATCAGATACCTCTTGATAAAGTATCTACATCAATGACAATAAATGCGCCGGCATCAATTTTATTGGCAATGTATATTGCAGTAGCTGAGAAAAGAGGAATTCCTAGAAATAAAATTAGCGGAACAATTCAAAATGATATTTTGAAAGAGTATATTGCAAGAGGCACATACATTTTCCCACCTAAACCGTCAATGAGACTTGTTACCGATGTATTTGATTTTTGCTCGAAGGAAGTTCCTAAATGGAACGCAATATCAATTTCGGGTTATCACATTAGAGAAGCAGGTTCAACTGCTGCACAAGAAGTCGGCTTTACACTTGCTAATGCTATTGAATATGTTAGTTCTGCAATTAAAGCTGGATTAAACGTGGACGATTTTGCAAGTCAACTTTCGTTTTTTTTTAATGCTCATAATGATTTGTTAGAGGAAGTTGCAAAATTTAGAGCCGCAAGAAGATTGTGGTCTAAAATAATTAAAGAAAGATTTGGTGCAAAAGAAGAAAAATCAATGATGTTGCGTTTCCATGCTCAAACAGCGGGTTCCGCTTTAACTGCTCAACAGCCAGATAATAACATTGTTAGAGTTACAATTCAAGCCTTAGCTGCTGTTCTTGGTGGTGCTCAAAGTCTGCATACAAATTCAAAAGATGAGGCTTTGGCATTGCCTACAGAAGAGTCGGCTAAAATTGCTCTTAGGACACAACAAATAATTGCTTTTGAAAGCGGGGTTACTAATACAATCGATCCTCTTGCGGGCTCTTATTATATTGAGTATTTAACGGACCATATAGAAAAAGAAGCATACGATTATATCAACAAAATTGATTCATTGGGCGGTGTAATTAATGCTATTGAATCCGGCTATATTCAAACTGAAATTCAAAAATCAGCTTATAAATTTAATAGAGAGCTTGAAAGCGGTGAAAGAATTGTTGTGGGCGTTAATAAATTTATTGAAGAGCAGAATCATAAGGAAAATTTATTAAAAATTGATGAAGAGCAACAGAAAAATCAAATTAAATTCTTAAATACAATCCGCTCACAAAGAAATAATGATTT